One Myxococcota bacterium DNA segment encodes these proteins:
- the lepA gene encoding translation elongation factor 4, translating to MQNIRNFSIIAHIDHGKSTLADRILEFTGALSSREMKEQFLDKMELERERGITIKSQAVRLHYEAKDGQTYLFNLIDTPGHVDFGYEVSRSLSACEGALLVVDASQGVQAQTLANVYLALDNNLTIVPVINKIDLPNAEPERVRQEIEDIIGIDASQSVLASGKTGLGIEDVLEAVVKQVPPPSGPIDAPLQALIFDSWFDAYRGVVVLVRVVQGSLAPGTPIRLMHTGKEFVVQEIGAFSPHPVKLPSLSSGEVGFVIANVKSVTDARVGDTITTINNPAPAPVQGFKEVKPMVFAGIFPTETSDYENLRDALSKLVLNDASLVYEPETSQALGFGYRCGFLGLLHMEIVQERLEREFDLDLITTAPTVIFKAHLKSGAVINIDNPSKMPEPTTTEFLEEPYVKVSIHAPTDYVGSIITLCEERRGEQVGIDYPSPTHAVVLYMLPMAEIVFDFFDRLKSLSRGYASLDYELEGYRRSKLVKVDILLNGDPVDALSLVLHQTTAHQRGKVICEKMKEIIPKQQFQVAIQAAIGGKIISRETISALRKDVTAKCYGGDISRKRKLLEKQKKGKKRMRQIGKIEVPQAAFLSVLKID from the coding sequence ATGCAAAATATCCGGAATTTTTCAATTATTGCTCATATTGATCATGGCAAGAGCACATTGGCCGATCGAATTCTGGAATTTACCGGCGCGCTCTCGTCTCGGGAGATGAAAGAGCAATTTTTGGATAAAATGGAGCTTGAAAGAGAGCGGGGCATTACCATCAAGTCTCAAGCGGTTAGGCTGCATTACGAGGCCAAGGATGGCCAAACCTATCTGTTTAATTTGATCGATACGCCGGGGCACGTGGATTTTGGTTATGAAGTCTCGCGCTCTTTGTCTGCTTGTGAAGGCGCGCTGCTTGTTGTTGATGCGTCGCAAGGGGTACAGGCACAGACGCTCGCCAATGTTTATTTGGCACTGGACAACAATCTGACCATTGTACCGGTGATTAATAAAATCGATCTGCCGAATGCTGAGCCGGAACGAGTTCGACAAGAGATCGAAGATATTATCGGTATTGATGCCTCTCAAAGCGTGCTCGCTTCCGGCAAGACTGGCCTTGGTATTGAGGATGTTTTGGAGGCTGTGGTCAAACAAGTGCCGCCGCCTTCTGGGCCTATCGATGCACCGCTGCAGGCCCTTATTTTTGACAGTTGGTTTGATGCCTACCGCGGCGTTGTAGTGCTGGTGCGGGTTGTGCAAGGGTCACTTGCGCCTGGAACGCCTATACGCCTCATGCATACTGGCAAAGAATTTGTGGTCCAGGAAATCGGCGCATTTTCACCGCACCCGGTCAAGCTGCCGAGTCTGAGCAGTGGTGAAGTGGGTTTTGTGATTGCGAATGTGAAGAGCGTCACGGATGCTCGCGTTGGTGATACCATTACCACCATCAATAACCCTGCGCCGGCACCGGTTCAGGGCTTTAAAGAAGTGAAGCCGATGGTGTTTGCGGGGATCTTTCCGACAGAAACTTCGGACTATGAAAACCTTCGGGACGCGCTTTCTAAATTGGTTTTGAATGATGCTTCATTGGTTTATGAGCCAGAGACCAGTCAGGCTCTAGGGTTTGGATACCGATGTGGATTTTTGGGCTTGTTGCACATGGAAATTGTGCAAGAAAGGCTTGAGCGCGAGTTCGATCTGGATTTGATTACCACAGCGCCTACCGTGATTTTTAAAGCTCATCTGAAATCCGGTGCGGTGATTAACATTGATAACCCGTCCAAAATGCCAGAGCCAACGACGACCGAGTTTTTGGAAGAGCCTTACGTTAAAGTGAGCATTCATGCGCCGACGGATTATGTCGGATCGATCATTACGCTTTGCGAAGAGCGTCGGGGCGAGCAAGTTGGTATTGATTACCCGAGCCCAACGCATGCGGTGGTTTTGTACATGTTGCCTATGGCAGAGATCGTGTTCGATTTCTTCGATCGCTTAAAATCGCTGAGCCGTGGTTATGCCAGTTTGGATTATGAACTTGAAGGCTATCGCAGATCCAAGCTTGTCAAAGTAGATATTTTGCTAAACGGCGATCCGGTCGATGCGTTGTCTTTGGTGTTGCACCAGACAACGGCGCATCAACGCGGCAAAGTTATCTGCGAGAAGATGAAAGAGATTATCCCGAAGCAGCAGTTTCAGGTGGCAATCCAGGCAGCCATCGGCGGCAAGATTATCTCTCGCGAAACCATTTCAGCGCTTCGAAAGGACGTAACCGCCAAATGTTACGGTGGGGATATCTCCAGGAAGCGAAAGTTGCTTGAAAAGCAAAAAAAAGGCAAAAAGAGAATGAGGCAGATTGGGAAGATCGAAGTGCCGCAAGCTGCTTTCTTATCTGTGTTGAAGATTGATTGA